Within Rhododendron vialii isolate Sample 1 chromosome 12a, ASM3025357v1, the genomic segment TACATTGGGACGATAAGAGTCCTCAATTTTCTATATCAGTCCTCAATTTTCTATATCAGACCTTTCTCATTGAGTTGTTAGTTCTTTTAGGCGTTCTAGAAACATTATTATTAAATctaagaaagggaaaaaaaaacaaaggcatCATTATTTAATAAGCAAAAGCATAACTCTGTCCCTGACCATGATGCTTTTGATTTTATGATCCAAAATTTATGGTTAGAATGGAAGgataataaatatatataccaTTATGTATGAAGTGTTCCATATCAATAAAGTTTTGGATATCGTATTGGTTAGACCGTAAAAGTACATGTTTTCTTACTGATACGATATGCATTGGTACCGGTGCAATATATGGTACCATTTTCGAACTTATCGCCAAAGTTGGAGCCACGATTTCATTTTGGGTGGGGCCAAACCTAGAAGAAAAACCTTCAACTCACAATTAACCATATAATCCAATGATTTTCATTCCTTATCTAAATTAATCAAGATGGATATGGCGTATTTGAAATCCCCTAATATGCACTTTATAAGGAaggagagttagagagagagtacaaaatcaaataaaagtaTAAAGAAGacttttttctctcttaaaTTTTAGGTGACATGACAGAGTCGCAAATAGATAAACAAGTGTTTAGTTAATTATTTACCTCCAAAGATGCTTGAAAACCTATATACCACtctcaaaatatttattttgtgcgcacgaacacacacacaaatataaatAGGAAAAAAGGATCTCCTAGAAATGGAAGGTTTGGAGgagaaagacaaaaaggaaGAGTTAAACCATGGTtgtatttttgacaaaaaaaaaaaaacatggtggTATTGATTAGTAGTCTACAtctctagaaaaagaaaagactagGCTTTGGGTGGCCTTGAATGGCTCTGCCACTGCTGATTActattagtttgatttttttttttttgcattgaaaAAAACTAGCATAAATGTGTATTATTGAATgagaataaaattaaaattaaatgtgTATTTTAGAATTCCATATTTTTAGGAAAATAGTGTCCGAACACGCGAGATGAATAGCGTTGCTCTTTAATTACTCCTACTAATTAGCGTGTGAAATGGGAGAAGAATGAACTCTCGGCCTTGAATGGCAACTTGGCAAGACGCGAACAAGTACTCCCTCAATCCCACTTTGTTTCGCCAGTTTTCTTTTTGGGACGTCCTAAAAAATTGTGTATAActcacaatttataatattttatatattcaatatagatcttgtttgatagatctcaattccttttttttgaacgaagtttttgaaatcataaatttttttataaattgtgaaatataaacaattttttggaacgtcttaaaaaaaaaaaaaaacaggcgcACTAAAGTGGAAAAGAGAGAGTACTTCAAAGATGATGTCCCCGGGAATGGACAAACTTGAACGAATACGGTGGGTGACCAGACCTCACCACACGGGACTTTTGGAATTTTCTTCGCAAAAGaccaaacggaaaaaaagtaCCACATGAATTTTCTTTGGAACGTCATAAATAACTTTCTTTGCAAAAGACCAAACGTAACCTCTTTTTCTAGACAAACGGAAAAAAATACCACACGAATTTTCTTAGCAAAAAAGGCACATGAATGAGAGATGTTAGTCTCAATTTCAAACTAGCCAACCctttcaaatttttaacaacAATTCTGCAACCAGGCACTTGCACAAATTCACCCACATTCATATTAGAGCCTACATGCATTACACCTCTACTGTATGTGAGTTCCACCAAAAGATGTGAATATGTGTGTAAGTGTGTGTGgttgaaaaataattgaatttttaaAGTTGTGGGCTTGATGATCGTGTAGTTGTACTCAAGTGTAATGTGATTGTGAGTTTAATTTCACCAAACAAATTTGTCCACGTAAATATTCAAGTTGATCCGAATCTTCTAAAAGCTTGataagtacattttttttttcaaaaaaaattggttagaCCTTTTATTTATATAAGTAAATATTTCGAAATGGTTCGTTTGGCTTTGTCAATGATTTTTGAGCGATTCGGCGACAACGGTGGCGTCGTTTGCCGCGAATTCAGGAATGATCGAGCTCAAGTTGAAAGATTTTTAACTTTGCTATAGTAACTCTTTATTTTCCAATAGTCACTATTCACTTGTtacttattattttaatatttttattcactattcactgCTACAATGACTCggcttaatattttttttatactttattTGGTTTTACGACTCTCTTAGGGGTCTTATATGAAAGTTCTAGGGACAAATAtaaattatgatcctttaggataaaatgaccgaaaaaataaaatattcgcATCAATTTAAattgattgaaaattaaagcacttaatttttttagacaatttataaattaaaaaataataaataacaaGCGAACAATTGCTCCGAACGAGATAGttatgtgctttttttttttagaatagacaATAATACTTTTAATAgaataattttaatataaagaatatGATACaatagaaattttaaaaataattaattaatacaataaagtaactttttaatatataaattagGTCCCATTCCGGAacgcaaaataagtacttattttttaaaaatgcaatttcaaCCTAAAAAACGatgagcttattgaaatctaaaaatatgcaatatgaatcttgtttgaaagatctcatagatctcattgagatctttaatacaatgcaaaaaaaatttaaaaattattttttatttatattatttttaaatttgaaaatgtaaattaaatacttatttttatttacattagTTCAAAATGCAGAGAACCTCAGATGCTCTAATACTATAATATAATATAGGATGGACCCACCCGAAGAATTATAAGTATTCTTTAGACTTGAATTGTACTGTAGTTTGAATTGTTCTCCGTACTATTCAACGCGCAAGCAATCAACACTTTTGTCCGCTTTCCATATTTCAAAGTCACCCACGACTCATCCGTCAgtcaaatactctctctctctctctcaacaagtATCCGTTCCTCTCTCTATCCCCCTTTCCCGATGGACCCAGTCCTCCAATCCATCCTCGCCGCCACCGGCGGCTTCTTCCTCGCCATGGTCTTACTCGCCGCCGTATGCGCCGCCCGCAAGAACAATCGCGGCGGACTCCCTATCACTAGCAGAACCCCAGCCCCAACGGAGCGGTCCTCCACGTTCTACCCCTCGTCCCTGAACCCGGTCTCCATGCCGGAGCTCGTCAAGGCGACCCGCAACTTCTCCCCGGACCTCATCATCGGCGACGGCAGCTTCGGCCTGGTCTATAAGGCCCGCCTTCCCAACGCCACTGTCGCCGTCAAGAAGCTCAGCCCGGACGCCTTCCAAGGGTTCCGCGAGTTCCAGGCCGAGATGGAAACCCTAAGCAAGCTTCGACACCCCAACATCGTCACCATACTCGGTTACTGCGCCACTGGTTCTGACCGCGTACTTATTTACGAGTACATAGAGAAAGGCAGCCTCGACCAGTGGCTGCTGGACACCACATCCGAGGCAGCCAGATTGAGGCTGCCTCTGTCTTGGGAAACTAGAGTTAATATTACTAGAGGGGTTGCCAGTGGGTTGGCCCACATGCATAATTTGGAAACACCCATCATTCACAGGGACATTAAAGCTAGCAATGTTTTGTTGGATAATGTCTTTGAGCCACACATTGCCGATTTCGGTTTGGCTAGGAGGATCGAGGGCACCCATTCCCACGTGTCGACCCAAGTCGCCGGGACAATGGGGTACATGCCACCAGAGTACATCCAGGGCGCTACCATGGCGACAGCCATGGGGGATGTTTACAGTTTTGGGATACTTATGCTGGAAATCGCGACTGGGATTCGACCGAATCTGCCGTTtaaggtggaggaggaggagggggatgGGAAGGAAGTGAGGTTGGTTGAATGGGCTAAAAAAAAGGTGGCTCAAGACCGGCACATGGATATTCTTGATGCTAATATCTCAAGGGAAGGGTTGAAGGAATCCGCGGTTGTTGAGTTCCTCCGGATTGCTATCTTGTGTACTAGTGACTCGTCCAAAGACAGGCCTCCtatgatggaggtggtggagtTGCTGAATCGGATTTCGGTTTGAAATCGCACTTTTGGCTACTTTTCGCCGGTTGTGTGAGTGGTGTTGTTGCTTAATGCTTGTATGGGTGGGTGGTGTTGCCTAAATTTGATGAAGAGTGAGGGCAATGAGTTTGCTGCGGACCTGCGGTGTTCGTTCTGCTCATGGTCCTAACCAAATGAGGGCACGGAAGTGGATGTACATAGCTTACGGAGCCAAGCCACTTAGGTAAACTTAATAAGCTGGAATATTTCCCGTATTAGGATATGTTGTAAATCGTATCCGTGTTTAATATGTAGATAGGTTGATCTCTAGATAGTTTCATTTATCAAATCATTTAAGATAATAATCGAGGAGGAATGCTTAATCACTATTATCTTGTGCATACTTATTGTCAACAAGCACAAGTAAGACGTAGTTACAggaaatgctttttttttttgctcggcaagtTACAGGAAATGCTTTGCGTCTGGCATTCAAAACTCAGCCATGGAAATTACAATAGAATTCAAAATGGAAACAGCACTCTGGGTCAGATAGATGCTATTCAATTAGTCGCTcgacaacaataacaacaacaacgacaTGCCAATATAATGACATAAGAGAAACAAGCTTACAATAACTAACTGACTTTACAAAAATGCAGTATACAAATCAACAGGAGAAGATTGGTCAAGTTTTCAGGAACAGGAAAAGAAATAGAAAGGCTAAGTTGAGAGGTCACCATTCGTGACAAGTTGCGCTCTATATATGAATATACTTATGCAGAAAATCTTACGACTGTGCAGataaatttccatttttcttcGCCATTTTACTAAATCGAAGACCTATACTTCAACTAAAGCCCACAGAAATCAAGCTTTCAAAAGCAGAGAAAACAGTGCAAATGCACATGAGTTCACTCGGTTGCACAGAAAGATACTTCAAGTAAATGTATAACGTTGTAATCTGGCAATTAAGATAGCACATTGAACGCTTATTAGGTGCCGTGAGCAACCTTGATGAAGACATCCTCTAAAGTCGTATCTGCCAAACGGCCCAAACCCATGCTTGAACCGTGAACCTTCTCTTTGCCTTCTCAACTGCTTGGAAAACCTCTGCAATTCTGACTTCTTGTTTTGGGAGCTCAAACTTTTGGGTTCCAGATAAATGGTATATCTTGTTAGCATTCCAGGACAGATTCTTCACCAAGCTCTCAACTTCTTCGTGATTTGATGATGTCATCATTGTAAACACATAAGAACCTCCGTGTCTAGCCTTCAGCTTCATTCAAAagcttttttttattgattatcGTAACATGTTAATGAAAATGCACAAGGCAATTCATGCTACTTAGTGCTAACTAATTTCATATTCTACTGGCTTATTAGAAACTGTACTTCAGCAACAGGAAATTCGAATTTTGGGCAGTGAGAACAGGAAAGGGTGGAGGCCACTGGCTCCATGATTAAAACTCAGCCTATTGTCCTTGAGGTTCTAGGGTCAATTCTGAGGAAAACcaatttgtgcaaaaaaaaagcCGAAGGTTAGCTTACCACCCAATCTACCTCTCCCCTTTAGAGTACCAGGAAAGGGTATAGGAGCCGATATACTAATGCACATCATGGGCAATTGAACACGAGACCTTGCACGAGATGTATATGTCAAGCAGAATTGTGAATGTGAAGGAAAGCAATGCTAGATGCTGCTTGCTTTCCTGATAGAGATGATGGAGAGGGTGCgcagagaaaaaaaacaactcacTTTTGCATTCTGAAACTGATTTAAAATTGAGAGTTGTATGACAGAAAGCTTGTTATCGATTTTGTAATATTCTTGGACTAACATATTATATGCAACTATGCAAGTAAAAAGGGAGACGCATTCAAAAAAAGCAGACATGATTTGCCGAAGCAGCTAGCAGGATCCATTACGACAAAAACTGATTGACCATTAACGTGTTATTACTGTATGGCATATATTGCAAAGGTGTGGAAAAATCATGCATATTGTGGAGACAAGATTTACATTCAGACAACATTACCTCTTTGGGATTTTCCAATGCACTGCAAGCTGCCATCCACGAAAATTCCTAGTCGATCACACAAATGCTCTGCCTCCTCCATTGAATGTGCTGAAAGCATTTCGTAAAAGCTCAATCAATGGGATTACAAAGGGAAAAGGCAAGTGCTAAACTGTTACTGTACTTCTTTTACTGGATCATATAGCACTAGTAGAGTGAATAGTATTGGATATCAGGTACGAAAATTGATGAGAGACATTACTGGTTAGAATGATTGCCCGATTTTGCTGTGCTCGCTTCACGACACTCCATAAATTGTTTCTTGAAGCTGGATCCAGTCCAGTGCTTGGCTCGTCCATATACACTACCTTTACAAGATCTGCAAGAATTAGAAAATTATGAACACATAGGAGACTTGAGCACCCAAAAAAGGTATGGTATGGAGATTAAAGACGTACTTTGGGATCCCCAATCAGTGAAATGGCGACACTGAGCCTCCTTTTCATA encodes:
- the LOC131311960 gene encoding leucine-rich repeat receptor protein kinase EMS1-like, coding for MDPVLQSILAATGGFFLAMVLLAAVCAARKNNRGGLPITSRTPAPTERSSTFYPSSLNPVSMPELVKATRNFSPDLIIGDGSFGLVYKARLPNATVAVKKLSPDAFQGFREFQAEMETLSKLRHPNIVTILGYCATGSDRVLIYEYIEKGSLDQWLLDTTSEAARLRLPLSWETRVNITRGVASGLAHMHNLETPIIHRDIKASNVLLDNVFEPHIADFGLARRIEGTHSHVSTQVAGTMGYMPPEYIQGATMATAMGDVYSFGILMLEIATGIRPNLPFKVEEEEGDGKEVRLVEWAKKKVAQDRHMDILDANISREGLKESAVVEFLRIAILCTSDSSKDRPPMMEVVELLNRISV